Within Serratia odorifera, the genomic segment AGCGGTCGAAGGTGAAGTGGGACATGTCACACGGCATTTCTTGCCAGTAACGCTGAATAACGATTGCCTGAAACACGTACAGGGAGTGTGGTATCACCCGCAATATCGTACTGCGTTTGAAATCCGCGGCGATCGGATACATATCGGCGTTGGCCCCGCAGCGCAGATCGGCAGGTTAAGCTCGCTGGGCCATGGCCGCATGCTGGTTGAATCGCAGGATGGCCCCTGGCTAAAACGTTTCTGTCTGTATTTCCGGGGTTATAGCGTCGATCTGATCGCCAACCGCAGCCGGGTGCTGACCTTTCAACGCAGCACCACCGGCCGTACCGACTAAACCAGACTAGGGCGTGCTGCGGGTTCTCACCGCCAGCAGCGCGTCAAACAGCCGCTGTTTATCGGCATCGCTCAGATTATGCTGTTGCAGTGCGTTGACGAACCCCTGACGCTCTGTTTCGCTAATCGGCCCAGCCTGCAAGCGCTGCGCCAGCCGTTGCAGTATGGCACTGCTCAGGCGCGCGATCTGCGGCCGCACCTGGTTCAGCGGGCGCGGCTGCCAGTGCTGTTCCGGCTGCGATAACCAGTCGGCCCGATACCGGTATTGAATCGCCTTGGCGACATCCATTTGCGCCATGACAAACGGTTTAATCGTGGCAGCATCCAGCCCTAGCGTTTCGGCTTCGGCCTGGGTACTGGCCAACACCTTGCTTTCCTGGGCCAGATCTTCAATCGGCAAATGCTGCTGCGCTTTATAGCCGGCCACGTCTTTCATCAATGACAGTCGCTGGTTGACGGTTTCGGCGAGCGGCTTAGCCTCGTTCGCCAACGTGGAGAAACTGCACAGTAAACCCGCTATCAGCATAATTTTAAACATAATCCCTCTGTTTTTTCCGTCTGCGAATCAGGCAATATAATGCAATGCGTTCAGGCGGATCATCTTTATTTTCGCCCACAAAAAAGCCCTGCCGGAGCAGGGCTTGATATGTTTGCTTGCGTGCTAGTCGAAAACACCGTTAATTACGGAAGCGACAATCGCCGTGCTGAGCGCTACCAACACCAGATCGTCGCCGGCAACGCGCCATTCATAACCAGGATAATGTGGCAGTTGGCCCAGCAAGGACGCCGGTACGGCTTTCTTGGCGATGCCCGGAGGCAGCGGCTTGCCGCGTGCCAGGTTCTTGGCAATGCCCGGAGGCAGAGCCTGATAGCCGGTCAGGCCATAGTTGAGAGCCAGCGGGCGCACACGATCGTAAGAAAGGTTAACGGACACCAGGTCGTTATTGCCGCCTTTGCCCTGTTTACCTTTGGCATGATCGCCGCTGTTACCGTTACCTTTACCGTTTCCATTACCGTTTCCATTACCATTGCCATGGTTGCCATGATTTGCACTGTTGCCATGACCGTTACCATTGCCGCCGCCGTTGCCATTACCGCCTTTATCAGCGAAAACCGGTGCTGCGCTCATACCCAGTGATACGCACAGCGCCAGAGCTGTCAGGGTCATACGACGTTTTTTCATGATGTAACATCCTGCGTGGGGGAACTGAGATTACTATAAGTGTAGTTTACCCTATAAAGTATACGGAAAACTCTTATATTGTTTCCCCCTGCTCCGTGGGTCGCGGGGCAAACTGCCGTGGCGATCGCCACCAGCAATATATAATGCATAACCATTCGGTTTTACTGAGCGTTTACCTAAGATTTTTCTTGCGACGTAATAAGCGATGCCGTACTTTGGTCAGGTAACAAAAAAGAGTTAGCATGCTCTTTTTCGTCACGCCTCAAATTTTCATGTGATCCAAACAGGATAAGACACGTCTCTTTCCCGCCGCTTGGTGCGGGACTCTTTTTCTCTTTTGGCCGCGTCTGCACCAAACTGGTGCTTTATGTTGAGATTTCGTGGTTAATATCTTAAATTTGACGGCTGAGAAACCTTAACCTCCCACGGTGGCCAGGTTGGCAACGGGTGGGCGTTCAGGAGCAAAAGTAATGCAAATGACCCTCATGGAATACATCACTCTGCATTTTAACGGCGATCTTCACCGCTACGCGCAGGCGGAAGGCGTAAGCAGCGATCAGATCCGCCGCTGGATCGACAACGAATGCTATGTCATCAAGGGACGACTGGTTATGCCGGTTAAGCACCTGCCTGTCGAAGTCATGCAGTGATGCCATAAAAAACCCCGTCGATGCGGGGTTTTTTATATTCAGTGCCACAATCAGAAATTGTAACCAACCACCAGATAGTAACCCCAGCCGGTAGACTTGATTGGCCCTTGCGGCGTGCCGATATCTACGCCATCTTGCCATTGACCGCCGTTATGGAAATAACGTGCAACTACCGAGTAATGCCAGTGATCGTAGTTCAGCGCCAGGATATGGCTGGATGCAATGGAATTGCTGGTGCGTGCCTGACGGCCGTTGACGGTGAAATCGTCCTTGCCCAGATCGGAGCCAAAATCAAAGTTGGTAAAGCCGATGTAATTCAGATTACCGCCCCATAGCTGGGTCAACGGCACAAAATATTTCACCTTGAAGCGGTAACCATCCCAGCTGTTCTGGTTGGCGGCACCGTAGTTCTGCCATTGGTATTTGGCATAAATGTTCATCGACAGGCTCATTGGCAGACCGGTATCGATGTCGGTACCCAGACCCATATACCAGGTGCTCTGGCGAGATGAATCGTTGCGTCCCATGTCATAGATGTAGTTGTTGGCGAAATACCATTCTTTAAACGGCCCGAAGCTGAGATCGGCGCCGGTCAGCTTGTCGATGGAAAAGCGCGGCTCGATTTCCATAAACAGCGGTGAACCTTTGTCCCAGATACCGCGATCCGGCGTATTGCCCACGCCAAAGAATTTCGGCACGTCGACGTAGCCATAGAAATCAAACCATTCGTGTTTGGCGAAGGCTTCGTATTCCAGATAGACATCGTTGTTCAACTGCGGTCCGAAGCGAGTATGGTAGCTCCCTACCACGTTCACGCTCTGATGCCACCAATCTGAAACGTATTGACTGTCTTTGCTATCAGCCATTGATGATGCACTGTACGATGCTGCGAGAAGCACACCTGCTGCGAGAGCTATTTTTTTCATTTTATTACCACATGCTTAAAGGGCCATTTCCTGCCCGTTAGAAAAAATGACAAATGAGTCTGAATGACACCTGGCGTAACCAACGGTGAATCAATGCACATTCACCGCGCGCATTATAGAAATCACCGAGTGTAATAATCTGTGATCCAGTCACCCATTTCGCGAATAGGTAATCGATTGCGTTCACATTTGTCAAATTATGTTTCATGCAAATTCACAATCGCTGTGATTTTTGTCATGGGCGGACGTTTTTTATGCAGGATTCGTGCCCAATTCCACCAACAGCCGGCTATCGTCCAGGTTACATTTTTTGACGGAAGATGCCGGCGCGCAGCCGGCAGAGATGGAGAGCGAGGGGAGTAAAACTGACTAACTCAACGGGCGCCTGGAACCGCTTTGGCAATATTGTCGGCGCGAAACACCACTTCTTCGCCACGTGCAATTTCCCACTCTTTGGGTGGGATATCCGTTTTCGGCGCGGCAGCGATCACCGTACCAATAATGCGCTTGTCTTCGCGACGCAAGATACTAACGTCAAGCTGATATTCGTGGCGCAGGTTGGCGGTGGTGAGCCGCACCGTATCGCCCCGGCCGAAGTTCTGATCGTCGATAATGGGCTGCTGAATAAACTGCACATCGCTTCTCATGGTTCACGTTCCTTCTGACAGAAGACGTAATTTGAGCTTAGCTGATTTCAGGCCTGACGCAGGGAGCCGTATCAAATATCTGCACTTATCCGCGAGTTGCTCGCCAGCATATCAGCGAGCCCAAAATCACCATCACCACGCCTTGCCAAAAGCTCACCGTCAGTGCGGTGCTGAGCAATAGCGCAGCAAATACCGAGGACA encodes:
- a CDS encoding anti-virulence regulator CigR family protein — translated: MKKRRMTLTALALCVSLGMSAAPVFADKGGNGNGGGNGNGHGNSANHGNHGNGNGNGNGNGKGNGNSGDHAKGKQGKGGNNDLVSVNLSYDRVRPLALNYGLTGYQALPPGIAKNLARGKPLPPGIAKKAVPASLLGQLPHYPGYEWRVAGDDLVLVALSTAIVASVINGVFD
- a CDS encoding nucleoside-specific channel-forming protein Tsx, coding for MKKIALAAGVLLAASYSASSMADSKDSQYVSDWWHQSVNVVGSYHTRFGPQLNNDVYLEYEAFAKHEWFDFYGYVDVPKFFGVGNTPDRGIWDKGSPLFMEIEPRFSIDKLTGADLSFGPFKEWYFANNYIYDMGRNDSSRQSTWYMGLGTDIDTGLPMSLSMNIYAKYQWQNYGAANQNSWDGYRFKVKYFVPLTQLWGGNLNYIGFTNFDFGSDLGKDDFTVNGRQARTSNSIASSHILALNYDHWHYSVVARYFHNGGQWQDGVDIGTPQGPIKSTGWGYYLVVGYNF
- a CDS encoding chorismate mutase encodes the protein MFKIMLIAGLLCSFSTLANEAKPLAETVNQRLSLMKDVAGYKAQQHLPIEDLAQESKVLASTQAEAETLGLDAATIKPFVMAQMDVAKAIQYRYRADWLSQPEQHWQPRPLNQVRPQIARLSSAILQRLAQRLQAGPISETERQGFVNALQQHNLSDADKQRLFDALLAVRTRSTP